In one window of Mercurialis annua linkage group LG4, ddMerAnnu1.2, whole genome shotgun sequence DNA:
- the LOC126678356 gene encoding uncharacterized protein LOC126678356, whose product MIARHKELREKIRQLTSLYDITSAECIYEDQDQDPTGSLRIGDIRLATRKLEDDPSQVQDDLLEINLGTDESPKPIYINAGLDEGFRKQLVALLIEFRDCFAWSYDEMSGLDPDIAEHKLPLKSGFRPFRQPPRRMSREVDTLIQDEIKRLEDAKFIREAQYTEWLSNIVPVMKKNGKLRVCVHFRNLNLATPKDEYPMPVADMLIDRAAGHTILSFLDAHSGYNQVPISKEDISKTVFRCPGPIGAYEWVVMPFGLKNAGATYQRAMNKMFRGLDCLEVYIDDVVIKSNTGEIHLADLRQGFERIRCNGLKMNPLKCAFGVSAGNFLAGRLRSWSVLLRGKETDEWVWTDEQQRVFDDLKGYLAKPPVMTPPKPNKPLLLYLSAAHESLGCMLAQEDDGVERAVYYLSRGLTDTEIRYTDIEKMCLCLYFTYCKLRYYMLPVVVYVLSQTDIIKYILSKPYLRNRIGKWAIAMSEFTLVYVPQRAVKGQVLADFLADHPGITLKEETVMFFDIAVWKMWFDGSRTSQGAGAGAEYEALIFGFEILAELGARAISVKGDSLLVIKQVTGEFKCESELLVRYCNKAKHLIEGFQDTRIEYTERADNGVANDLAQHGSGYKLDVTQDWRDELLKWFEKPDATNRRLRTLALNYVVLAGELYKKGFEGLLFRCIGPKEVMLAMAEVHEGIAGAHQAGPRMRWLIHKYGFYWPKMEQDCIRYAKGCEACQKFGPIQHVPAEDLHSIIKPWPFRGWAVDLIGKVYPGSSDGHTFVIIATCYFTKWVEAKPLKSPTQEAVIRFFKEYIVHRHGLPESITTDQGTMFTGGDISWWASQMKIKMLHSTPYYLLLHQVGRS is encoded by the exons atgaTAGCACGACATAAAGAGTTGAGGGAGAAAATTAGGCAGTTAACCTCGCTGTATGATATTAcatcggccgaatgcatctaTGAGGACCAAGATCAAGACCCAACAGGATCGTTGCGGATCGGGGACATACGATTGGCAACCAGGAAGTTAGAAGATGATCCCTCCCAAGTACAGGACGATCTCCTCGAAATCAATCTGGGGACAGATGAATCGCCTAAACCTATATATATCAACGCAGGACTGGACGAAGGATTCAGAAAGCAACTGGTCGCCCTACTCATTGAGTTCCGCGACTGCTTTGCCTGGTCATATGATGAAATGTCGGGCCTTGATCCTGACATCGCCGAACATAAGCTTCCATTAAAGAGCGGGtttcggccatttcggcaaCCTCCCCGGCGAATGTCCAGGGAAGTGGATACTCTCATCCAGGATGAGATTAAGCGGCTGGAAGATGCCAAGTTTATTCGGGAAGCCCAgtacaccgaatggctctctaacatcgtaccagtgatgaagaaaaacgggAAGCTACGAGTATGCGTACATTTTCGGAACCTCAACCTGGCCACACCCAAGGACGAATACCCGATGCCTGTGGCCGATATGCTGATAGACAGGGCAGCGGGAcacacgatactcagtttcctcgaTGCGCACTCTGGATACAACCAAGTTCCAATCAGCAAGGAGGACATCTCCAAAACGGTTTTTAGATGCCCCGGGCCGATCGGAGCGTACGAATGGGTAGtaatgcctttcggcttgaaaaacgcgggggcaacatatcagagggcgaTGAACAAAATGTTCAGAGGCCTCGACTGCCTTGAGGTCTACATAGACGATGTCGTAATCAAGTCGAATACCGGCGAAATTCATCTGGCCGACCTCCGGCAAGGTTTCGAGCGTATACGATGTAATGGGTTGAAGATGAACCCTCTGAAATGCGCATTCGGcgtttcggctggaaacttcttgg CGGGCCGGCTTCgcagctggagtgttttgctGAGAGGAAAAGAGACCGATGAGTGGGTATGGACGGACGAGCAACAGAGGGTGTTCGACGATTTGAAAGGTTACTTGGCCAAACCTCCGGTTATGACTCCTCCAAAGCCGAATAAGCCTTTGTTGTTATACCTATCGGCTGCACACGAATCCCTaggatgtatgctcgcccaagaggacgatGGGGTCGAGAGAGCAGTTTACTATTTGAGCCGAGGACTGACGGACACAGAAATTCGttataccgacatagaaaaaatgtgtctatgccTGTACTTCACGTACTGTAAGCTGCGATACTATATGTTGCCGGTCGTAGTGTATGTTTTGTCCCAGACCGATATAATTAAGTATATCTTATCAAAACCATACTTGAGGAATCGGATTGGAAAATGGGCGATTGCAATGTCCGAATTCACATTGGTGTATGTTCCCcaaagagcagtaaaaggacaagtGTTGGCAGACTTCTTGGCCGATCACCCTGGTATTACCCTCAAGGAAGAAACAGTCATGTTCTTCGACATCGCCGTGTGGAAGATGTGGTTCGACGGATCCAGGacaagccagggggcaggcgcggga gcagaatatgaggccctcatATTCGGTTTTGAGATTTTAGCCGAGCTAGGGGCAAGGGCGATCAGTGTAAAAGGAGATTCTTTGCTAGTCATTAAACAAGTGACAGGAGAATTCAAATGCGAGTCCGAGCTGTTGGTAAggtattgcaacaaggcgaaacaCCTGATCGAAGGCTTTCAGGATACGAGGATAGAATACACAGAGAGGGCCGATAACGGCGTTGCAAACGACCTAGCTCAGCACGGTAGTGGTTACAAG CTGGACgtcacccaagattggagggaCGAGCTCCTGAAGTGGTTCGAAAAACCAGACGCCACGAATAGGAGGTTGAGGACTTTAGCCCTTAATTACGTGGTCTTAGCCGGCGAATTATATAAGAAGGGCTTCGAAGGGCTACTCTTCAGATGCATCGGTCCAAAAGAGGTAATGCTTGCTATGGCCGAGGTACACGAAGGTATAGCGGGCGCCCACCAGGCGGGCCCCAGAATGAGGTGGCTTatccataaatacggcttttattggccgaaaatggaacaagactgcATAAGATATGCCAAAGGTTGTGAAGCTTGTCAGAAATTCGGCCCAATACAACACGTCCCGGCCGAAGACCTGCACTCCATCATCAAGCCATGGCCATTCAGAGGATGGGCGGTCGACCTGATAGGGAAAGTATACCCCGGCTCGTCTGATGGTCATACTTTTGTGATTATCGCCACTTGCTACTTCACCAAGTGGGTCGAAGCTAAACCTTTAAAGTCGCCAACACAAGAAGCAGTGATCAGGTTCTTCAAAGAATACATCGTCCACCGACACGGCTTGCCCGAGTCCATAACTACAGATCAAGGGACTATGTTCACAGGAGGCGATATAAGTTGGTGGGCTtcccaaatgaagataaaaatgttaCATTCAACACCGTACTACTTGCTACTTCACCAAGTGGGTCGAAGCTAA
- the LOC126678358 gene encoding uncharacterized protein LOC126678358, whose translation MADLAPLSEPVPSPLLKEIGREPMEEDRSTKKAKFRENQEEDMVEVQDVPMSFKDKVLQADKERVVSISGTCDDFNMMEDDVIISNDEGLPMISFSNRVKEELSKPWRRSVVVKLLGRPIGFRNLCNRLKSMWNFTQGFDVIDLENDYFLVKLKSGCDVEAVLTGGPWVILGHYLAVKSWDEEFNCSADSIQSVHAWIRLPGMPIHYYNKKVLRYIGEMVGKVVKIDYCTELAERGKFARIAVEVDLTKPLVSQFKIDGIMQKVEYECMPRICFHCGKFGHVKDHCPELFIARNADIMTNVQAGAILSGESEKENSKGNNQDTNKGQAMRDNSPSYGPWMMVGRRGRTAPVKRRDSGNQGTAMRNSRDSRDLTGSRFHILEDEDKENTTEVGKSPIIKEVVEGINKENTSPNIQRDNQRQHAKNDGITLDRLGPVLTQKTNTRGPKISSNPVTKRFNMSKVVTSLNPENHSAVNISYEHASSSNALGNASRGMVNQVEELQDMDMVVDETVPPDIDNTNPGVLGCISNQVTGTQSNIISDVDMGEFQIIPEGNVVINGVPIRQECRRT comes from the coding sequence ATGGCTGATTTGGCTCCTCTCTCTGAACCCGTTCCTTCGCCTTTGCTGAAGGAGATTGGACGAGAGCCTATGGAGGAAGATCGATCGACTAAGAAAGCCAAATTCAGAGAGAATCAGGAGGAGGATATGGTTGAAGTCCAGGATGTCCCTATGTCCTTTAAAGATAAGGTTTTACAAGCAGACAAGGAGAGAGTGGTTTCCATCTCAGGGACGTGTGATGATTTCAATATGATGGAGGATGATGTGATTATTAGCAACGATGAGGGATTACCGATGATTAGTTTTTCCAATAGGGTGAAAGAGGAGCTATCCAAACCATGGCGTCGATCGGTGGTAGTGAAATTGCTTGGTAGACCTATTGGGTTTAGAAATCTTTGTAACAGACTTAAGTCGATGTGGAATTTTACTCAAGGTTTTGACGTTATAGATCTTGAGAATGACTATTTCCTGGTAAAGCTAAAGAGTGGGTGTGATGTGGAAGCTGTGTTAACTGGTGGCCCATGGGTGATATTAGGGCATTACTTGGCTGTCAAATCCTGGGATGAAGAGTTCAATTGTTCCGCAGATAGCATTCAATCTGTTCATGCTTGGATTAGGCTTCCGGGAATGCCAATCCATTACTATAATAAAAAAGTCCTCCGCTATATTGGTGAGATGGTAGGGAAAGTGGTGAAGATAGACTATTGCACTGAATTGGCCGAGCGAGGTAAATTTGCTAGAATTGCCGTGGAGGTGGATTTGACTAAGCCATTAGTTTCTCAATTTAAGATTGATGGCATAATGCAAAAAGTAGAGTATGAGTGCATGCCCAGGATTTGTTTTCATTGTGGTAAATTTGGGCACGTGAAAGATCATTGCCCAGAGCTTTTTATTGCTAGGAATGCAGACATCATGACTAATGTTCAGGCTGGAGCAATTCTGTCCGGGGAGTCTGAGAAGGAGAATAGTAAGGGTAATAACCAGGATACCAATAAGGGGCAAGCTATGAGGGATAATTCTCCAAGCTACGGTCCATGGATGATGGTGGGGAGGAGAGGTAGAACGGCTCCAGTGAAGAGAAGGGATAGCGGGAATCAAGGGACTGCTATGAGAAATTCGAGGGATTCGAGGGATTTGACGGGATCTAGATTCCATATTTTGGAAGATGAAGATAAGGAAAATACAACAGAAGTTGGAAAGAGTCCTATTATTAAGGAAGTTGTTGAAGGAATTAATAAGGAGAATACTAGCCCTAATATTCAGAGAGATAATCAAAGGCAACATGCAAAGAATGACGGTATTACCCTTGATAGATTGGGCCCAGTTTTGACCCAGAAAACGAATACACGAGGGCCCAAGATTTCTTCTAATCCTGTTACTAAACGATTTAATATGTCCAAAGTGGTTACCTCTCTGAATCCTGAGAATCACTCAGCTGTGAATATTTCGTATGAGCATGCTAGCTCCTCTAATGCTCTGGGTAATGCTTCTAGAGGGATGGTTAACCAGGTGGAGGAGCTTCAAGATATGGACATGGTTGTGGATGAAACGGTGCCCCCTGATATTGATAATACGAATCCAGGAGTGTTGGGTTGTATTTCGAATCAAGTAACAGGGACTCAATCGAATATTATTTCTGATGTGGATATGGGAGAATTTCAAATAATTCCTGAAGGAAATGTGGTGATTAATGGGGTTCCCATTAGGCAGGAGTGTAGACGTACGTGA